Proteins found in one Rhodobacter capsulatus SB 1003 genomic segment:
- a CDS encoding response regulator transcription factor, with translation MKVRLLIADDHDLVRDAIAALLRAGGCDEVAVAGTLPEALAAVQAAVQAGGGYDLVLLDYDMPGMDGLEGLAQMKRAFPAQAVAIISGVARPAAAREALEAGAIGFVPKAMPARSIIGAVTLMASGSVFAPFDFLKQEEPPVQGGLTARETEVLRGICAGRTNKEIAREMDLQEVTVKLHVRTLTRKIGARNRTHAAMIARENGWF, from the coding sequence GTGAAGGTGAGATTGCTGATTGCCGACGACCATGATCTCGTGCGCGATGCGATCGCGGCGCTGTTGCGCGCGGGCGGCTGCGACGAGGTCGCCGTGGCCGGAACCCTGCCCGAGGCGCTGGCGGCGGTGCAGGCCGCGGTGCAGGCGGGGGGCGGCTACGATCTGGTGCTGCTCGATTACGACATGCCGGGAATGGACGGGCTCGAGGGGCTGGCGCAGATGAAACGCGCCTTTCCCGCGCAGGCGGTGGCGATCATTTCGGGCGTGGCCCGGCCCGCCGCCGCGCGCGAGGCGCTGGAGGCCGGGGCGATCGGCTTCGTGCCGAAGGCGATGCCCGCGCGCTCGATCATCGGGGCGGTGACGCTGATGGCCTCGGGCTCGGTCTTTGCGCCTTTCGACTTTCTCAAGCAGGAGGAGCCGCCGGTGCAGGGCGGGCTGACGGCGCGCGAAACCGAGGTGCTGCGCGGCATCTGCGCCGGGCGGACGAACAAGGAAATCGCCCGCGAGATGGACCTGCAGGAGGTCACGGTGAAGCTGCATGTGCGCACGCTGACGCGCAAGATCGGCGCGCGCAACCGCA